The following coding sequences lie in one Silene latifolia isolate original U9 population chromosome 5, ASM4854445v1, whole genome shotgun sequence genomic window:
- the LOC141657641 gene encoding transcription factor MYB61-like: MGRHSCCYKQKLRKGLWSPEEDEKLLRHITQYGHGCWSSVPKLAGLQRCGKSCRLRWINYLRPDLKRGAFSQEEENLIVELHAVLGNKWSQIAAQLPGRTDNEIKNLWNSCLKKKLRQRGIDPSTHKPLSEVDNEEEKSKSSNSNNTTATATKKPASNASATNKAIGEPKSSMTPSTSFVVNNNNPTSFTLASQQQQPNQASISTHEFFPQTLYGSYGFQNQQSLCFNSIIPTSNQSNNSAYIDPIQCNSSSIMSNPMIPFISNNNNNNNTAATTTTTTSTSHDSNGSFYDTFSWALTDNNNNNNNSNDNSNSNNNNNNNNNNLCSNKLSKQVTHMNAAGLSDPNPDEIKWAEYLHTPLLLNPHNQSTNHGNYGEIKTESSMPFTSTSNWHQLAPPTTPPLPGFHGGSSDMYNKDLQRLAEAFGQIF; encoded by the exons atggGGAGGCATTCATGTTGCTACAAACAGAAGCTTAGGAAAGGCTTATGGTCACCTGAAGAAGATGAGAAGCTTCTAAGGCATATTACTCAATATGGTCATGGTTGTTGGAGTTCTGTCCCTAAACTTGCTG GTCTTCAAAGGTGTGGAAAAAGTTGCAGgctaagatggattaattacttGAGGCCTGACTTAAAAAGGGGTGCTTTCTCTCAAGAAGAAGAGAATTTGATTGTTGAACTCCATGCTGTACTTGGGAACAa ATGGTCCCAAATAGCAGCACAATTACCCGGAAGAACTGACAATGAGATAAAGAACTTGTGGAATTCTTGTCTTAAGAAGAAGCTAAGGCAAAGAGGCATAGACCCAAGTACCCATAAGCCCTTGTCTGAAGTAGACAATGAAGAAGAAAAATCAAAATCCAGCAACAGCAACAACACCACCGCCACGGCCACTAAAAAACCCGCTAGCAACGCCTCGGCCACCAACAAGGCCATTGGGGAGCCTAAGTCATCAATGACACCATCTACTTCATTTGTAGTCAACAACAACAATCCAACTTCATTTACCTTGgcatcacaacaacaacaaccaaatcaAGCATCAATATCAACCCATGAATTTTTCCCTCAAACATTATATGGATCATATGGATTCCAAAACCAACAATCTCTATGCTTTAATTCAATCATACCCACCTCAAATCAATCCAATAATTCAGCGTATATTGATCCAATCCAATGTAATTCTTCATCAATTATGTCTAATCCTATGATCCCATTCatttccaacaataataataataataatacggccgCCACGACCACGACCACGACCAGTACTAGCCATGATAGTAATGGTTCATTTTATGACACCTTCTCTTGGGCACTCaccgataataacaacaataataataacagtaacgataatagtaatagtaataataataataataataataataataacctgtGTTCAAATAAGTTGAGCAAACAAGTTACCCATATGAATGCAGCCGGGTTATCAGACCCGAACCCGGATGAAATTAAATGGGCAGAGTATCTTCATACCCCATTACTATTAAACCCTCATAATCAAAGTACTAATCATGGTAATTACGGTGAGATTAAGACAGAAAGCTCAATGCCCTTTACAAGTACTTCAAATTGGCATCAACTTGCACCGCCGACAACTCCACCATTGCCAGGCTTCCATGGCGGCAGCTCCGACATGTATAACAAGGACTTACAGAGGCTTGCTGAAGCTTTTGGTCAGATTTTCTGA